The Callithrix jacchus isolate 240 chromosome 7, calJac240_pri, whole genome shotgun sequence DNA window atgGTCTCGTTCTCCTCACGTCGTGCTTGTGAAAAACGCGCACTTTGAATGAAaagaccttccaaacaggctttgtgtgagcaacatggctgtttattcacctgggtgcaggtgggctaaggccgaaaaggccattagcaaagggcattgggataggagttggttttataggtttgggtagtttttttggggggtgaggTGTTGCTGAGTAAGTTTAGTTACAGTGGTGGgtggtaggggcaaggagtatacaagttcagttacagtggcagggttgggtgagaggtacttacattatcataagaacggTTAAGATGGCAcggttgggtgaggggcttgtggGAAGCTCTGCTGCGCAATTAGGGACAATGGCGAACGCAGGCAGTGGGTGGGAGACTTCAGGCAAgcaggcaagcaggacttcagactttcaggctccaggcttgcatatggagacctgacagtgaactgcctgcctcggcctcccaaagtgctgggattacaggcctgagcctctgtgcccggcctatctttaattttttagtgaaatattttatatttaatttttgtgggtacacagtatatattttgggggtacatgaaatatttttgttataggcatgcaatgtgtaataatcacatgaaaaatgggatatccatcctcatttatcctttgtgttacagacAATCCAATTAATTATactataagtaattttttttctcttaggtaTAGATATCCcaggtctctttctttttttttgagatggagttttgccgttgttacccagactggagtgcaatggcatgatctcggctcaccgcaacgtccgccttctgggttcaagcaattctcctgcctcagcctcccgagtagctgggactacaggcgcgcaccaccttgcccagctaatttttgtatttttagtagagacagggtttcaccttgttgaccaggatggtctcgatctcttgacctcgtgatccacccgccttggcctcccaaagtgctgggattataggcgtgagccaccacgcccggcccccagGTCTCTTTCTaaccaggttttctttttttttttttttgagacggagtttcactcttgttacccaggctggagtgcaatggcgcgatctcggctcaccgcaacctccgcctcctggattcaggcaattctcctgcctcagcctcctgagtagctgggattacaggcacgcgccaccatgcccagctaattttttgtatatttagtagagacagggtttcaccatgttgaccaggatggtctcgatatcttgacctcgtgatccacccgcctcggcctcccaaagtctaaCCAGGTTTTCATTAGAATACCTTAATGAAATGCTCTAAACCCTAACATCTCTTTCAACCTTAGAACATGCATAACATTAcagtttttttaaatagtgtaaccaggccgggcgcggtggctcacgcctataatcccagcactttgggaggccaaggcgggtggatcacgaggtcaagagacgagaccatcctggtcaacaaggggaaacccggtctccactaaaaatacaaaaattagctgggcatggtggcgcgcgcctgtagtcccagctactcgggaggcttaggcaagagaattagcttgaacccagaaggcggaggttgcggtgagccgagattgtgccattgcactccactctgggtaacaacggcaaaactccgtctcaatgaatgaatgaatgaatgaatgaatgaatgaatgaatagtgtAACCTGTGGGTTGTAATGTACTGATAGTGTAATGAAGTGTCAAGAGCTAAAATCGATGTTTTCAGCATTTGTTTGCACACACCAAATTCTCGTAAATTGTAAATGTATGAGACTATTACTATTATATCATAGTAAAAGTAAAAAGGATCTGTGACATTCATGATAGAAAAATGTTGAAAGTCATATTTCACTACAGCTTTTTATATGCCATTTATTTCGAtgctaagttttttaaaaaattatttgtgcatgtgtatccaattttgttataaaataaatcattaacgTTAGGGACAAGGAAACCCCCTCTGTGCAGGCTGACCCCTTCCCCCACTCTGattgctctgcagctgcattccTAAACCCCTACCTAGACGCCACATCAAGGCTGCCGCGCACACTGCAATTAAGCAAAGTCTGATTACAGCCATCCGGGCAGCTCCGGGGCAGACAAGAAAAACATGTTGGTTATCCATACTTGTAAATTCCTTTTTAACACTTATCTGTAAAAAAAACTCacggattctctctttttttaaaagactgccaccacaaaagtcacaggatAATGTATAGTAGGTCTGTTACAAGTTAACAAACTATCTCTGTGCTTGTTACCAGTGGATAGATTACGCCCCTCTCACCCAATATAAACCCCTCAATTTGTAGCTCAGCGCTGCCTCCTCTTTGACTGTTACAAAGCAGCCTGGCAGGTTGATAAAACTTTCTCTTGGCTACCCTTACAATTAATCTGTCGTGTAAGTATAGCATGTTCTGATAAATTTACTCcatttaaaatcatatataaatCTGAAATCATTACAAAGCATTTTTTGGATATTAACATGCTTCTATATTTTATAGGCCAGATGCTTACAATTGAAGAGTATTTGCCTAATGTTATTAATTGGATTGTTAATGCTATATCAATTCCAGCTTGGTATGACATTTATAAAAGCATAATCCTAAAAGCATAGTTTCTACCCTTCAAGATGTTCTCTATTGTGGGGgacagcaaactttttctgtgaagtgacaaatattttaggcttcacAGATCTTATAAAGGTCTCTGCTGGCgatctttcctctctctccagtcCCTTTAAACTGccaaaaccattcttagcttgcaGATGGTACAAAGACCATGTCCACCCTGGAGTTGCTTTATGACAGCATCCACAGCCACCTTGACAGGTCGATGTCACTTCTGTGCCTGCTCAGTTGTCTGTTGATCAAAAAGACCAGCACATTATTGGTGGGCTTCTTGTGTTTGAAGAATTTGTCAGACTTCTTGATATTCAGTGCAGGCTTGTTGGGACTGGCTTTAGGGAGTTCTTTACCCATGATGCAGCGGCTCCAAACAACCTCAGGAAGACAGCTGAACTAAGAAAGcaggatcacaaggtcccaccacagtctgtctgcaagctgagagcAAGGAGAGTCAGTCTGAGTCCTAAAACTGAAGAACTAGAAGTCTGATGatattcgagggcaggaagcatccagcacaggagaaagatgtagactGGGATGCCAGGCCTGTTTCAGCCTTTCACGtttctctgcctgctttatatttgctggcagctgattagattctgcccaccagattaagggtgggtctgccttcccagcccacttactcaaatgctaatctccttTGGTAACACCCTGCAGGGGCACCCAGGATTAGCACcctgcatccttcaatccaatcatgttgacacttagtattaacaagtccaccccttgtcaacttgaacccatacacatctcctgagatcacTCATAATCTTCAAATGAAGACAATcataaggtcataattatgcctaacataatacaactattcTTCATACACCCGGAAACGAgccaatccccaacccaaatgccatcacatAAAATTAGCAATATTTAAATGCTGATATTAAGTCagtaaatcttatgtcacatgataaaggacaAGGAAATCAAATGaggatattttcttagtacaagtgtatatgtgcacaaacatgtttttaacaaaagaaagagaaaataatcatgacaattacagtcctcgTTTCTGCAGCTGGTCAGGTGGTCATAGCTGATATCGATGACTACCTTCtgctacccattctgtattccctttgctgTCAACAAGCACGTCTGCAGCTCGTGgtttttttcctggtggagtgactgaaaccttcattcctgaagggtctgggtcatttgtagtcctgcctggattggctgttgtagtttcccattggccttaatcacagggcatgt harbors:
- the LOC118143247 gene encoding embryonic testis differentiation protein homolog B-like, with product MGKELPKASPNKPALNIKKSDKFFKHKKPTNNVLVFLINRQLSRHRSDIDLSRWLWMLS